A single window of Amyelois transitella isolate CPQ chromosome 17, ilAmyTran1.1, whole genome shotgun sequence DNA harbors:
- the LOC106134277 gene encoding U6 snRNA-associated Sm-like protein LSm7, which yields MASKEGTDKGKTGQGAGDNKEKRRKESILDLSKYLEKSIRVKFAGGREAAGILKGYDPLLNLVLDNTTEFLRDPDDPYKLLDDTRALGLVVCRGTSVVLICPMDGMEAIPNPFITQEG from the exons ATGGCTTCGAAAGAAGGAACTGATAAAGGaaag ACGGGTCAAGGAGCTGGAGATAATAAAGAAAAGCGTAGAAAAGAATCTATTCTCGACCTTAGCAAATACCTGGAAAAAAGTATACGTGTAAAATTTGCTGGTGGTAGAGAAGCCGCGGGAATCTTAAAAGGATATGATCCCTTGCTGAATCTCGTCTTGGATAACACCACAGAGTTCCTCAGAG ATCCTGATGACCCATACAAACTTCTTGATGACACAAGAGCCCTAGGTTTAGTTGTATGCCGTGGTACttcagtagttttaatatgtCCAATGGACGGTATGGAAGCCATACCTAATCCATTCATCACCCAAGAAGGATAG
- the LOC106134243 gene encoding chitin deacetylase 1 isoform X2: MATCANDTHLGCADGTCLPAEYFCDGSLDCDDMSDEGWCDVHYDPNAAERCDPKLCQLPDCFCSKNGTETPGNLVPSQTPQMITLTIDGPVNHENWDAYANQLFTGDRRNPNGCPIKATFFVSHQYTNYRHVQKLWNDGHEIAINSITLRGPEEWWSKNATVEDWFDEMVGQANIINRFGRVRMEDFRGMRVPYLSVGWNRQFLMMQEFGFVYDATVVAPYVDPPYWPYTLDYKMPHRCSGNNQYCPTRSYAGLWEMVINPLKHNNHVCATLEYCPSNFTRDDVYSVLLNNFKRHYLKNRAPFGIHLNAAWLKNNDYLLAIKRFVNELLKLPDVYFVTYREVIDWIRRPTPVLQLRKFEPWQCKSRRFEESEIACPKPNTCKLPSKVLQHDKYMITCSSCPKTYPWLRNEFGFE; the protein is encoded by the exons GGTTGGTGTGATGTCCACTACGATCCAAATGCCGCAGAGCGGTGTGACCCAAAGCTGTGTCAATTACCAGATTGTTTCTGCTCCAAGAATGGTACTGAGACACCTGGAAACCTTGTGCCAAGTcag ACTCCTCAAATGATAACCCTTACAATCGACGGGCCCGTGAACCATGAGAACTGGGATGCGTATGCCAACCAGCTGTTCACTGGAGACAGGAGGAACCCCAACGGGTGTCCCATCAAGGCTACCTTCTTCGTCTCTCATCAATACACAAACTACAGGCACGTTCAGAAACTATGGAACGATGGACACGAGATCGCTATTAATTCTATCAC CCTCCGAGGTCCCGAGGAATGGTGGTCTAAAAACGCAACTGTTGAAGATTGGTTCGACGAGATGGTCGGCCAGGCTAACATTATCAATCGGTTTGGGAGAGTGCGCATGGAAGATTTCAG gggTATGCGCGTTCCCTACCTCTCTGTTGGTTGGAACCGCCAGTTCCTGATGATGCAAGAGTTTGGCTTCGTGTACGACGCCACGGTGGTGGCTCCGTATGTTGATCCACCATACTGGCCATATACTCTCGACTATAAGATGCCTCATAGGTGCTCAG GAAACAACCAGTACTGCCCCACGAGGAGCTACGCGGGCCTGTGGGAGATGGTGATAAACCCGCTAAAGCACAACAACCACGTCTGCGCGACGCTGGAGTACTGCCCGTCTAACTTCACCAGAGACGACGTGTATAGCGTGCTCCTCAACAACTTCAAGAGGCACTACTTGAAGAACCGGGCGCCTTTCGGGATACACCTCAATGCCGCATGGTTGAAGAATAACGATTATTTACTTGCTATTAAG AGATTTGTAAACGAGCTGCTAAAACTGCCTGATGTATACTTCGTGACGTACCGAGAAGTGATAGACTGGATACGTCGCCCGACGCCCGTGTTGCAGCTCCGAAAGTTCGAGCCTTGGCAGTGCAAGAGCCGTCGTTTTGAAGAGAGCGAAATAGCGTGCCCTAAACCCAACACTTGCAAACTACCCTCTAAAGTACTACAGCACGATAAATACATGATCACCTGTTCTTCTTGTCCAAAGACTTATCCCTGGTTACGAAATGAGTTTGGGTTTGAATGA